The following are from one region of the candidate division WOR-3 bacterium genome:
- the galE gene encoding UDP-glucose 4-epimerase GalE → MKKSWILVTGGAGYIGSVTCQLLVEQGYPVVVIDNLSSGSVKGLPYGVHFFYGNVGDEALLKKIFRKYPIGCIIHFAALIRVEESVLDPQKYFQNNFVEGLKLLDTAVRYRCPKFIYSSTAAVYGIPETVPIAENATLRPINPYGQAKKLFELSLQEYARDNLITAVILRYFNVAGAYVTNHGIWGENHRPESHLIPLLLETAATNKTFTIYGKNYQTPDGTCIRDYIHVYDLAMAHIMALNTPRTPCVIYNVGTGRGHSNYEVLKTAEEVVGKKIPFRYGRPRKGDCPILVADPTKIKQELGFKPIKSDLKTIIKDAWTYYKFKNKIFPHK, encoded by the coding sequence ATGAAAAAGTCATGGATATTAGTAACCGGTGGCGCGGGTTATATCGGCTCGGTTACTTGCCAATTACTTGTTGAGCAGGGTTATCCGGTAGTAGTAATCGACAACCTTTCCTCAGGTTCAGTAAAGGGATTACCGTATGGGGTTCATTTTTTTTACGGAAACGTCGGCGATGAAGCTTTATTGAAAAAGATCTTTCGTAAATATCCAATCGGGTGCATTATTCATTTTGCAGCATTAATCCGAGTCGAAGAATCAGTACTTGATCCCCAAAAATATTTTCAGAATAATTTTGTAGAAGGTCTTAAATTATTAGATACTGCTGTTAGATATCGGTGCCCGAAATTTATCTATTCATCAACTGCCGCTGTTTATGGCATTCCGGAAACTGTACCGATTGCCGAAAATGCTACACTACGGCCCATCAATCCTTATGGCCAGGCGAAAAAACTTTTCGAACTTTCTCTGCAAGAATACGCAAGAGACAATTTAATTACCGCCGTAATTCTTAGGTATTTTAATGTCGCTGGCGCCTATGTCACAAATCACGGTATCTGGGGTGAAAATCACCGTCCGGAAAGTCATCTTATTCCGTTACTTTTAGAAACTGCGGCTACCAATAAAACATTTACGATTTACGGCAAAAATTACCAAACGCCCGATGGCACTTGTATCCGGGATTATATCCATGTATACGACTTAGCCATGGCTCATATAATGGCACTTAATACTCCGCGAACACCATGTGTAATTTATAATGTCGGAACTGGCCGGGGCCATTCAAATTACGAAGTATTAAAAACTGCTGAAGAAGTGGTAGGCAAAAAAATTCCGTTTCGCTATGGACGACCACGCAAAGGTGATTGCCCGATTTTGGTTGCGGATCCTACTAAAATTAAACAAGAACTAGGTTTTAAGCCCATCAAGTCTGATCTGAAAACAATCATCAAAGACGCATGGACATACTATAAATTTAAAAATAAAATTTTTCCCCATAAATAG
- the chrA gene encoding chromate efflux transporter — translation MVYSKNNDKHKASLKLQQIFTLFLKIGAISFGGGATTIAFLQKYLVIDKNLITEDDLAVAVTLGQLIPGPFIPNYVEYVGYQLKGIKGMIVSVVGFLLPGTLAMIGLSAWYFSLANAEYLRLIFRYLAPAIIGILIWATLNICRWYIKNSRDLFVAILALILSIIRISPVIIVLGCGLLGILYHMSYKKTNALLTGLFCGSLPMSNKLFNALTIGGIFFYIGSISFGGGYAAIPFILKETSILRNWLTYQELLVGVAFSQITPGPVALLSTFVGYKVLGILGALVATIAIFLPATLILYLILLTGKYLKDNRRFNFLSTYLEHFINGVKPSIAGYMIFTVVAMGINNSVLNSQWIFNLLFIIISFLLIQRFKLNPIWIILGAIAIGLILTVF, via the coding sequence ATGGTTTATTCTAAGAATAATGACAAACATAAGGCTAGTCTTAAACTCCAACAAATATTTACATTGTTTCTGAAAATAGGTGCAATAAGTTTTGGTGGCGGGGCAACCACAATTGCTTTCCTTCAAAAATATTTGGTTATTGACAAAAATTTAATCACTGAGGACGATTTAGCTGTTGCAGTTACTTTAGGACAACTTATTCCCGGCCCGTTCATTCCTAATTATGTTGAATATGTTGGATATCAGCTAAAGGGCATCAAAGGTATGATTGTTTCTGTGGTGGGTTTTTTACTGCCAGGGACATTGGCGATGATAGGATTGAGTGCTTGGTATTTTTCTTTAGCAAATGCTGAGTATTTAAGATTAATTTTTCGGTACTTAGCACCTGCTATAATTGGAATATTAATTTGGGCGACATTAAATATTTGTAGATGGTATATAAAAAATTCTCGAGATTTATTTGTTGCAATTTTGGCTCTGATATTGAGCATAATTAGAATTTCACCGGTTATTATTGTCTTGGGATGTGGATTATTGGGAATTTTATACCACATGTCATATAAAAAGACAAATGCTCTTTTGACCGGGTTATTTTGTGGGTCGTTACCAATGAGTAATAAATTATTTAATGCCCTAACAATCGGCGGTATATTTTTTTACATTGGCAGTATATCCTTCGGCGGCGGATATGCAGCAATTCCGTTTATCTTGAAGGAAACATCTATTTTGCGGAACTGGCTTACTTATCAAGAACTTTTAGTGGGAGTAGCTTTTTCTCAAATTACGCCCGGCCCCGTGGCTTTGCTATCAACTTTTGTTGGTTACAAAGTTTTAGGGATTTTAGGGGCATTGGTGGCGACAATAGCGATATTTTTGCCAGCGACGCTTATTTTATATTTGATATTACTAACAGGGAAATATCTTAAAGACAATCGCCGGTTTAATTTTTTGTCGACTTACCTAGAACATTTCATTAACGGTGTAAAACCATCGATAGCAGGTTATATGATATTTACTGTAGTAGCTATGGGAATAAATAACAGCGTATTAAATTCTCAATGGATTTTTAATCTTTTGTTTATTATAATAAGTTTTCTATTGATTCAGCGCTTTAAGCTTAATCCAATATGGATAATTTTAGGCGCTATTGCGATCGGTTTAATCTTGACAGTTTTCTAG
- a CDS encoding sigma-70 family RNA polymerase sigma factor: protein MSERNGQNQNVGWSELNDTEVIRRFKAGDEKSFEILFRRYYEKIYQLAYRMTHNQDDALDLTQESFLRAYKNLKKFREESSFYTWLYRICLNLCYNYYKKNKSLKNVLPLDSEKENIDDKNLIEDSARGQLENTYRREYLSRKLSWAINKLPLRQRLIFLMRHFDDLNYEQIASKLKISVGGVKSNYHHAIHKLQKLLKGYLNEL, encoded by the coding sequence GTGTCCGAGCGCAATGGTCAAAATCAGAATGTGGGATGGAGTGAATTAAATGATACTGAAGTTATTAGAAGATTCAAAGCTGGAGATGAGAAGTCCTTTGAAATTCTTTTCCGGCGATATTATGAAAAAATCTACCAATTGGCTTATCGTATGACGCACAATCAAGATGATGCCTTAGACTTGACCCAAGAAAGTTTTCTTCGGGCTTATAAAAATTTAAAAAAATTTCGGGAAGAGTCATCGTTTTATACTTGGCTATACCGAATCTGTCTTAATCTATGTTACAACTATTACAAAAAGAACAAGTCTTTAAAAAACGTCTTGCCGCTGGACTCAGAAAAAGAAAATATCGACGACAAAAACTTAATAGAAGATAGTGCCCGAGGGCAGCTAGAAAATACTTATCGGCGCGAGTATCTTTCACGAAAACTTTCTTGGGCAATTAATAAATTACCCTTAAGGCAACGACTAATTTTCTTGATGCGGCATTTTGATGACCTAAATTACGAACAAATCGCGAGTAAATTAAAAATTTCGGTCGGAGGCGTGAAATCAAATTATCACCATGCAATCCATAAATTACAAAAATTACTTAAGGGCTATTTAAATGAATTGTAA
- a CDS encoding zf-HC2 domain-containing protein codes for MNCNQVTKKLSQYLLNELNTTEHEKIGRHLAICSKCASVLNQFKMVFEAVSALRSLNAPCDVDNALLRFNQEIKSQSRQMSIKFLLARRFVWSFSVIVLIILAGILQHYLRKPNDLDTSFIDEATMISLTSEFSTEHEAVIIKDELEKILASSNSDEIFTVIHEENLESVDELLMILEPQEKEYFIEKCLTKYKIPSNDKLLKIIKGG; via the coding sequence ATGAATTGTAACCAAGTTACTAAAAAACTTAGTCAGTATTTATTAAATGAACTTAACACCACAGAACATGAAAAAATCGGTCGGCATTTAGCGATCTGCTCAAAATGTGCTAGTGTGCTTAATCAGTTTAAAATGGTTTTCGAGGCAGTTTCTGCATTAAGATCATTAAATGCCCCGTGCGATGTCGACAATGCTTTATTAAGATTTAACCAAGAAATAAAATCTCAATCTAGACAGATGTCAATTAAATTTCTATTAGCACGACGATTTGTCTGGTCATTTTCTGTGATAGTATTGATTATTCTTGCGGGAATTTTACAACACTACTTACGCAAACCAAATGATCTGGATACATCTTTTATAGATGAAGCAACAATGATATCTTTAACTTCAGAATTTAGTACCGAACATGAAGCCGTCATTATTAAAGACGAACTTGAGAAAATATTGGCTAGTTCTAATTCTGATGAAATCTTCACGGTGATTCATGAGGAAAATTTAGAGTCAGTTGATGAATTACTTATGATACTTGAGCCTCAAGAAAAGGAATATTTTATTGAGAAGTGTTTAACAAAATATAAAATACCATCAAATGATAAACTTTTAAAAATAATAAAAGGAGGCTAA
- a CDS encoding epoxyqueuosine reductase QueH: MTIAYSKKLLLHICCAICTSRVIEQLKSQFDTIGFFYNPNIEPVAEYQKRLDATMVLANYYNIPIIVGEYENQLWHSHVNEYKNFPENSIRCEICFKLRMEKTATMCKIKNIENFTTTLAASPHKNSTFINQLGQKLATEYKINFILIPQTQSYHSNIIRTLNLYRQKYCGCLFSLR; encoded by the coding sequence ATGACGATAGCGTATTCGAAAAAGTTACTGTTACATATTTGTTGTGCGATATGCACTAGTCGCGTAATCGAACAGTTAAAATCACAATTTGATACGATTGGATTTTTTTATAATCCGAATATTGAACCAGTTGCCGAATACCAAAAACGATTAGATGCTACAATGGTTTTAGCTAACTACTATAATATTCCAATTATTGTTGGAGAATATGAAAACCAGTTGTGGCATAGCCATGTGAATGAATACAAAAATTTTCCTGAAAACAGTATTCGATGTGAAATTTGTTTTAAACTTCGTATGGAAAAAACTGCTACGATGTGCAAGATTAAAAACATCGAGAATTTCACAACCACTTTAGCAGCTAGTCCGCATAAAAATTCAACATTTATTAATCAGCTTGGTCAGAAACTTGCAACGGAGTATAAAATTAATTTTATTTTAATTCCTCAAACGCAATCATACCATTCTAATATTATACGAACGCTAAATTTATATCGGCAGAAATATTGTGGTTGTCTTTTCAGTTTGCGTTAA
- a CDS encoding M28 family peptidase — MRQINKKLLLYFFLLAFLNVYNIAQASNELLVKICAKSNKIMKNLKDEHTEILFEFSDGVICRISDNRLFQLLGFDYIVLDTLNFNEDYYLVLPHNPHLVTVIQKYTAIIDSGYSDEGFYLIVRTTSDKISELNKLQLQLVKLDFTPLLMSEKPPRYPEIEFNPLVQQMVNSVSSDTIITFLRRLQRFRTRYATTDSCRAAANWLKSKFIEYNCDSVYLHSFSSTYAPNVVAIKRGRLYPDNIYVVMCGHFDATSNQQPNFCPGADDNGSGTCAVLEAARVMKDFDFEYSIRYICFSAEEQGLIGSNAYAQQARNQGDSILAVLNFDMIGYADISPEDLEVFGKHSNPNCSTIVNFFIQCANMYTDLPVNRRMVSSFSGSDHNSFWQRGYVGICAIEDYPLNNPHYHLTSDTIGAGFNNLSFCTNVIKAGVAALAECAKPIHPNRPMVVYHSYRLSEINGNNNNFWDPAETINLYITLKNIGQQTAHQVSAAIYCQDPFISITQNQAYYGTIYPLDTTTNSSPFIIYASESTPISYNAQFSLTVTSSDTSWNYIFSIPVGRFTTTHPIPDGPRYPVRYWAYDNTDTAYQECPAYNWIEIKNIGTRILFDHNDQVRIIPLPQEFGIIRFYGRAYNTISISVDGFIVLGSDTTRAYTNSPIPSSAGPSPLIAVNWDDLVHSNSGVGGVWWYYDPIQRRLIIEWDSLSYYQASSIRDKFQLIIYDSTYSTPTLDNVIIAQYMTANRYTSSTIGIEDSSETIGIQYLFDDTYHPAAAPIVSGRAIKYTTIPPTGIFITEIANVTNKTNNHFVIYPNPFVHKTLIKYNTPPHHQLEKSIKIYDVTGKLVKTISQLPIIWDATDDNGQKINGGIYFIIDKHNTTKIIYINN, encoded by the coding sequence ATGCGGCAAATTAATAAAAAATTATTATTATACTTTTTTTTACTGGCTTTTCTAAATGTGTATAATATTGCCCAGGCTAGTAATGAATTACTGGTAAAAATTTGCGCTAAATCAAATAAGATAATGAAGAATTTAAAAGATGAGCATACCGAAATTTTATTTGAATTTTCCGACGGTGTAATTTGTCGTATTTCTGACAATCGATTATTTCAACTTTTAGGATTTGATTACATTGTTCTCGATACTCTTAACTTTAATGAAGATTATTATTTAGTATTACCTCATAATCCTCATCTGGTAACTGTAATTCAAAAATATACCGCAATAATTGATAGCGGTTATTCCGATGAAGGTTTCTATTTAATTGTTAGAACTACATCTGATAAAATATCAGAACTAAATAAACTCCAATTGCAATTAGTTAAATTAGACTTCACGCCATTATTAATGTCTGAAAAACCGCCCCGGTATCCTGAAATTGAATTTAACCCTCTGGTTCAACAAATGGTTAATAGCGTCTCTTCAGATACAATTATTACTTTTTTAAGACGCTTACAGAGGTTTAGAACTCGTTACGCAACTACTGACTCGTGTCGTGCCGCGGCTAATTGGCTCAAAAGTAAGTTTATAGAATACAACTGCGATAGTGTATATCTCCACAGTTTCAGTTCCACTTATGCTCCCAATGTTGTAGCTATAAAACGAGGTCGCTTATACCCTGATAATATTTATGTTGTAATGTGCGGACATTTTGACGCCACGTCTAATCAACAACCAAACTTTTGTCCTGGTGCTGATGATAATGGCTCCGGAACCTGTGCGGTTTTAGAAGCAGCTCGGGTAATGAAAGATTTTGATTTTGAATACTCAATTCGGTATATATGTTTTAGCGCCGAAGAACAAGGACTTATTGGAAGTAACGCCTATGCTCAACAGGCCCGCAATCAAGGCGATTCAATATTAGCTGTCCTTAATTTTGATATGATTGGCTATGCTGATATAAGCCCTGAAGATTTAGAAGTCTTTGGCAAGCACTCAAATCCTAATTGTAGCACTATAGTAAACTTTTTCATTCAGTGTGCCAATATGTACACAGATTTACCGGTAAATCGTCGGATGGTCAGTAGTTTTAGTGGTTCAGACCATAATTCATTTTGGCAACGAGGCTATGTTGGTATTTGCGCCATTGAAGATTATCCCCTGAATAATCCTCATTATCATTTAACATCTGATACGATAGGTGCTGGGTTCAATAACTTAAGCTTTTGTACCAACGTTATAAAAGCCGGTGTCGCCGCACTGGCCGAATGTGCCAAGCCGATTCACCCCAATCGGCCAATGGTAGTGTATCATTCATATAGACTGTCTGAAATTAACGGTAATAACAATAATTTTTGGGATCCAGCTGAAACTATAAATTTATATATAACCTTAAAAAACATTGGCCAACAGACGGCTCATCAAGTTTCAGCTGCTATTTATTGTCAAGATCCGTTTATATCGATCACACAAAATCAAGCATATTATGGAACAATATACCCTTTGGATACCACCACAAATAGTAGCCCATTTATTATATATGCCTCAGAATCAACGCCTATTAGCTATAATGCCCAATTTTCGTTAACGGTAACTAGTAGCGATACAAGTTGGAATTATATATTTTCCATACCGGTAGGCCGATTTACAACCACCCACCCTATACCAGACGGTCCCCGATACCCTGTCCGGTATTGGGCATATGACAACACCGATACTGCATATCAAGAATGTCCAGCGTATAATTGGATCGAAATAAAAAATATTGGCACACGCATTTTATTCGATCATAATGACCAAGTGCGAATAATACCATTGCCTCAAGAATTTGGAATAATTCGATTTTATGGTCGCGCTTATAACACGATCTCTATAAGTGTTGACGGCTTTATTGTTTTAGGCTCGGATACAACTCGTGCTTATACCAATAGTCCGATACCGTCAAGTGCTGGCCCCTCGCCACTAATCGCTGTTAACTGGGATGATTTGGTACATTCTAATTCAGGTGTTGGAGGAGTTTGGTGGTATTACGATCCAATCCAAAGACGCTTAATTATCGAATGGGACAGTTTGTCTTATTATCAGGCATCGTCAATTCGTGATAAATTTCAATTAATAATTTATGACTCAACATATAGTACACCAACTTTGGATAATGTAATAATAGCTCAATATATGACGGCCAATCGCTACACTAGTTCAACAATCGGTATCGAAGATTCTTCAGAAACCATTGGTATACAATACTTGTTTGATGATACCTATCATCCCGCAGCTGCACCAATTGTTTCTGGTCGAGCGATAAAGTACACCACAATACCTCCAACTGGGATTTTTATTACCGAAATTGCCAATGTCACCAATAAAACTAACAATCATTTTGTTATATATCCTAATCCATTTGTTCATAAAACTTTGATTAAATACAATACTCCTCCACACCATCAATTAGAAAAATCAATAAAAATTTATGATGTCACAGGGAAATTAGTTAAAACAATAAGCCAGCTCCCGATAATCTGGGATGCAACCGATGACAATGGACAAAAAATAAATGGCGGTATTTATTTTATAATTGACAAACACAACACAACCAAAATTATTTATATAAATAATTAA
- a CDS encoding C25 family cysteine peptidase — MILSIMGLLIFGSTAWASFNFRDIEVINSSNAGVKFKYVIQDQNIREEKFFIANKLYTIFVIDGTFRKESPGSFDLPSKEVFVGIPQEGEISITAYSVRNCNVTNVEIPPVPYKSWDMPSVYEIKDTSTKLLCEVTTIGYFRDNRIACLKINPIQYDYLTKEATINTEIVVDIKFDVPATDNYYQDYFDNVGSDFILNWEIAKRWKRTTVFENSNGGICNYPTGFTNWYKIKIESTGVYKINYQELKKVGIPVNLIDPRTIRIFNIGDYVSNVYYPDTLTEIPIYVAGEDDGRFDKNDYILFFGLSPSRFSRNRSNFFMNPFTKYNYYWLTWGISLATSGHGKRYSNISTYPSGVNIYTAYDYAHLEQDRDCPARNGLLWIWEYFSKGEDIQSRTFRIPLSLSYPETLITISGRLYGKSTSNRVGVGVNGILLNTFTFSGATTNPPPFDFEVSCSQLLVDSNFVEFILSGNPQQEVFLDYLNCRYKKRLNFTRDTRELTFYSPPGSYNFVIVGKFSKPLIFDITDYHNPKMVTEFQYANDTLQFALNIIDTVYFYITDDAKARRVLKLERRNVTSIPEYANAHYYIVAPDELYNSALIIENYRRNNLSGINNARVKAVPLSKIFDDFTFGIEEPGAIKRLFKKYRPYYGLLLGDGTYDYRNILGLVNFPALLSYEAGYDIDYQVYSANAIALDAWYADFEGNGRTPDMALGRVTARNPGEARQFYNKLVNYENLNVGDWTRKFIFLSDDEWKGQGVVDEFRFEHIVNNENLEFSLLHTTNGRFNYYEPVKIYLTEYPFSESRDKRKAREAFLDAVNKGATLLCFFGHGAGFQLCHEQVLHITHIPLINNGLRNFIGFFGSCGVGRFEDTKYESIAEELVRQNDGAIVTIASSKATYSNVNYALAVNFFRNIINITDSTIGSMFLRTWMYDSTYHFFGDPATRPAIPNKFYTLFAPDTFKSGERVYAQTVITNNNPVYISATTSRWRRTYQSEVGTINYNLNGYDIFRGITRRQCSSDTTTFYFVVPIRLPRKVRYDVLNGAGYYTEIFSSSRISAIGCNQQDRSIDCYLKDSIFFDTIMTATNLDREGPQINFLTEGRILRDCDTITPGSIMTVNLVDSSGILIAPVVGYNLRLNIKKFPHTIIDNIDVSAYFMYDIGDFTRGQIQYPVLLDTGRYVFTVYASDNLCNLSIDSIILNVVPCPKLEVSNALFYMLPSNKGYFTFELNKPTFIEIRIYSLAGKLVKSFYNNCHSGYNQILWDLTDINENPVGNGVYLYEISASSFNQGIKESYKTIGKMIIFR; from the coding sequence ATGATTCTAAGTATTATGGGTTTACTGATATTTGGAAGCACGGCTTGGGCCTCTTTTAACTTTCGCGACATTGAAGTTATTAATTCTAGCAATGCCGGTGTTAAATTCAAATATGTTATTCAAGATCAAAATATTAGAGAAGAAAAATTTTTTATTGCAAACAAACTTTATACGATATTTGTTATTGACGGGACATTTCGCAAAGAATCGCCAGGTTCTTTTGATTTGCCTTCTAAAGAAGTTTTTGTGGGAATTCCCCAAGAAGGAGAAATCTCAATTACCGCTTATTCAGTAAGAAACTGTAACGTCACAAATGTTGAAATTCCGCCAGTTCCGTATAAATCTTGGGATATGCCATCTGTATATGAGATAAAGGACACATCGACAAAATTACTTTGCGAAGTTACAACAATTGGATACTTTCGAGATAATCGTATTGCATGTTTGAAAATTAATCCAATACAATACGACTATTTAACAAAAGAAGCAACTATTAATACCGAAATTGTTGTTGATATAAAATTTGACGTTCCAGCTACTGATAATTACTATCAAGATTATTTTGATAACGTTGGAAGTGATTTTATATTAAACTGGGAAATTGCAAAACGTTGGAAAAGAACTACTGTATTTGAGAATTCTAATGGAGGAATATGCAATTATCCAACTGGATTTACAAATTGGTATAAAATAAAAATTGAGTCGACTGGTGTTTATAAAATTAACTACCAAGAGCTTAAAAAGGTCGGTATTCCGGTAAATTTAATCGATCCTCGGACAATAAGAATATTTAACATTGGTGATTATGTATCAAATGTCTATTATCCTGACACTTTAACTGAAATTCCTATATACGTTGCAGGCGAAGATGACGGTCGTTTCGATAAAAATGACTATATTTTATTTTTTGGACTGAGTCCTTCACGATTTTCTCGTAACCGGAGTAATTTTTTTATGAATCCTTTTACGAAATACAATTATTATTGGCTAACATGGGGGATATCACTTGCTACGTCGGGACATGGTAAACGATATTCTAACATCTCAACTTATCCCAGCGGTGTTAATATTTATACTGCCTATGATTACGCTCATTTAGAACAGGATCGTGATTGTCCGGCCCGAAATGGCCTATTATGGATTTGGGAATATTTTTCGAAAGGAGAAGATATCCAAAGCAGAACATTTAGGATTCCGTTATCTTTATCCTATCCAGAGACTTTAATAACTATATCCGGGCGACTGTATGGGAAAAGTACCAGTAACCGTGTAGGGGTCGGTGTTAATGGTATCTTACTTAATACCTTCACTTTTTCAGGGGCAACGACAAATCCGCCACCGTTCGACTTTGAAGTCAGTTGTTCACAATTATTAGTCGATAGTAATTTTGTAGAATTTATACTCTCGGGTAACCCCCAGCAAGAAGTCTTTCTAGATTACTTAAATTGCCGCTATAAAAAGCGACTAAATTTTACCCGAGATACACGTGAGTTGACTTTTTATTCACCACCCGGAAGTTACAATTTTGTAATTGTGGGCAAATTTTCAAAACCACTTATTTTTGACATTACTGATTATCATAACCCCAAGATGGTTACCGAATTCCAATATGCTAACGATACGTTACAGTTTGCACTTAATATAATCGACACGGTTTATTTTTACATCACTGATGATGCTAAAGCACGCCGGGTATTAAAACTCGAACGCCGTAATGTAACTTCAATTCCGGAATATGCCAATGCCCACTATTATATTGTAGCACCTGATGAGTTATATAATAGTGCATTAATAATAGAAAATTATCGGAGAAATAATCTTTCGGGAATTAACAATGCTAGAGTAAAAGCTGTCCCACTGTCGAAAATTTTCGACGATTTTACCTTTGGCATTGAGGAACCAGGGGCAATTAAAAGACTATTTAAAAAATATCGACCATACTACGGATTACTTTTGGGTGATGGAACCTATGATTATCGTAATATATTAGGACTCGTGAACTTTCCAGCACTTCTTAGTTACGAAGCCGGTTATGATATTGATTATCAGGTCTACTCAGCTAATGCGATCGCGTTGGATGCTTGGTATGCTGACTTTGAAGGCAATGGTCGAACTCCGGATATGGCACTGGGGCGGGTAACCGCAAGAAACCCAGGTGAAGCGCGGCAGTTTTACAACAAATTGGTTAATTACGAAAATTTAAATGTTGGCGATTGGACAAGAAAATTTATATTTCTCAGCGACGACGAATGGAAAGGACAAGGTGTTGTCGATGAGTTTCGTTTCGAACATATAGTTAACAATGAAAATTTGGAATTTTCGCTGCTACACACAACAAATGGGCGTTTTAATTATTATGAACCTGTAAAAATTTATCTTACTGAATATCCGTTTAGTGAAAGCCGCGACAAACGAAAGGCACGCGAGGCATTCTTAGACGCCGTAAATAAAGGTGCCACATTGCTATGCTTTTTTGGTCATGGCGCCGGATTTCAATTGTGTCACGAGCAAGTTTTACATATTACTCATATTCCATTAATCAATAATGGCCTTCGGAATTTTATAGGGTTTTTTGGAAGTTGTGGTGTTGGGCGTTTTGAGGACACAAAATACGAATCTATCGCCGAGGAATTAGTGCGTCAAAATGATGGAGCAATCGTAACTATTGCATCAAGTAAAGCAACTTATTCCAATGTTAATTATGCGCTGGCCGTAAATTTTTTTCGTAATATAATAAATATAACTGACAGTACAATTGGCTCGATGTTTCTGCGGACCTGGATGTATGATTCGACATATCATTTTTTTGGTGACCCGGCAACACGACCAGCAATACCTAATAAATTTTATACCTTATTTGCCCCGGATACTTTTAAAAGCGGCGAGCGAGTATACGCTCAAACGGTAATTACTAACAATAATCCAGTTTATATCAGCGCAACAACCTCCCGTTGGCGTAGAACATATCAATCAGAGGTTGGTACAATCAATTACAATCTTAATGGCTACGATATCTTTCGGGGCATAACCCGTAGGCAGTGTTCCTCTGATACTACAACTTTTTATTTTGTAGTGCCCATAAGATTACCCCGTAAGGTCCGATACGACGTTTTAAACGGCGCTGGATATTATACGGAAATTTTTTCAAGCTCCCGAATCAGCGCAATTGGGTGTAATCAACAGGATCGATCCATTGATTGCTATTTGAAAGATTCAATTTTTTTCGACACAATAATGACTGCAACTAACTTAGATCGGGAAGGTCCGCAAATAAACTTTTTAACTGAAGGGCGAATTCTCAGAGATTGTGATACAATTACACCGGGTTCTATTATGACCGTAAATTTAGTCGATAGTTCAGGTATTCTTATTGCACCTGTAGTTGGTTATAATTTACGACTAAATATCAAAAAATTTCCACATACTATAATTGATAATATTGACGTGTCAGCATATTTTATGTACGATATCGGAGATTTTACTCGTGGTCAAATACAATATCCAGTTTTGTTAGATACGGGCCGATATGTTTTCACTGTATATGCATCAGATAACCTTTGTAATTTATCAATAGATTCAATAATTCTAAATGTTGTTCCGTGCCCCAAATTGGAAGTATCAAATGCTCTCTTTTACATGTTACCTAGCAATAAGGGTTATTTCACGTTTGAGCTAAATAAACCGACATTTATTGAAATAAGGATATACTCTCTTGCGGGGAAATTGGTAAAGAGCTTTTATAATAATTGTCACTCCGGTTACAATCAAATTCTATGGGATTTAACTGATATTAACGAAAACCCTGTTGGTAATGGAGTTTATCTGTACGAAATATCCGCTTCGTCGTTTAATCAAGGAATAAAAGAAAGCTATAAAACTATCGGTAAAATGATAATCTTTCGATGA